A genomic window from Ideonella sp. WA131b includes:
- the ureE gene encoding urease accessory protein UreE produces the protein MLTVNKLIPGARGLAGVLLKRAATVELDWDVRQKSRFDATDTQGRTLGVFLPRGTVVRGGDALVAEDGSLIVVKAAPQPVLVVTPCAVHGSPFDLVRAAYHLGNRHVALELQSDHLKLEPDHVLADMLRAMHLIVSEQQAAFEPESGAYAAGGHGHGHAHEQAHDRDHGHGHAAAPKSKPVPIAVTAAAAPHVHGPGCGHDHHGHGHDDHPH, from the coding sequence ATGCTGACCGTCAACAAGCTCATCCCCGGCGCCCGGGGCCTCGCCGGCGTGCTGCTCAAGCGCGCCGCCACGGTCGAACTCGACTGGGACGTGCGGCAGAAAAGCCGCTTCGACGCCACCGACACGCAAGGCCGCACGCTCGGCGTGTTCCTGCCGCGCGGCACGGTGGTGCGTGGCGGCGATGCGCTGGTGGCCGAAGACGGCTCCCTCATCGTCGTCAAGGCCGCGCCGCAGCCGGTGCTGGTGGTGACGCCCTGCGCCGTGCACGGCAGCCCCTTCGACCTGGTGCGCGCGGCCTACCACCTGGGCAACCGCCACGTCGCGCTGGAGCTGCAGAGCGACCACCTCAAGCTCGAGCCCGACCACGTGCTGGCCGACATGCTGCGCGCCATGCACCTGATCGTGAGCGAGCAGCAGGCGGCCTTCGAGCCGGAGTCGGGCGCCTATGCGGCCGGTGGACATGGGCACGGCCACGCGCATGAACAGGCGCACGACCGTGACCACGGCCACGGCCACGCCGCCGCGCCCAAGTCCAAGCCGGTGCCCATCGCTGTGACGGCCGCCGCCGCGCCGCACGTGCACGGCCCCGGCTGTGGCCACGACCACCACGGCCATGGCCACGACGACCACCCCCACTGA
- a CDS encoding AbrB/MazE/SpoVT family DNA-binding domain-containing protein, protein MTALKLTQIGNSVGVILPKEVLARLKLEKGDTVYLTDGADGIRLTPYSAEFEAQMTEAREIMKRRRQVLRELAK, encoded by the coding sequence ATGACCGCCCTGAAACTCACCCAGATCGGCAATTCCGTCGGCGTGATCCTGCCCAAGGAGGTCCTGGCGCGGCTGAAGCTGGAGAAGGGTGACACGGTCTACCTCACCGATGGTGCCGACGGCATCCGGCTCACGCCGTACAGCGCTGAATTCGAGGCGCAGATGACCGAGGCGCGCGAGATCATGAAGCGCCGCCGCCAGGTGTTGCGGGAGCTGGCCAAGTGA
- a CDS encoding urease accessory protein UreF: MATTTTPTDSAAAATAATHLQLMWLASPALPVGGFSYSEGLEPAVEAGLVHDEATAAAWLADQLPLVLARSDAAALADACRAWAAHDEPAARALNDWVSQTRETAELRLQTEQMGRSLLEWLKNSPYATDARLAQLAALPPAPTWPVAFALAATLAGAAPREALMAFAWGWAENMAQAAMKAVPLGQAAAQRMLTTLAAQIPATLDTALSTPADARQAYAPGLAILSARHETQYSRLFRS, translated from the coding sequence ATGGCCACGACGACCACCCCCACTGACAGCGCCGCCGCGGCCACTGCCGCGACGCATTTGCAGCTGATGTGGCTGGCCTCGCCGGCCCTGCCCGTGGGCGGCTTCAGCTACTCCGAGGGCCTGGAGCCCGCTGTCGAGGCCGGCCTCGTGCACGACGAAGCCACGGCCGCCGCCTGGCTGGCCGACCAGCTGCCGCTGGTGCTGGCCCGCAGCGACGCCGCCGCCCTGGCCGACGCCTGCCGCGCCTGGGCCGCGCACGACGAGCCCGCCGCACGCGCGCTGAACGACTGGGTCTCGCAGACCCGCGAAACCGCCGAACTGCGCCTGCAGACCGAGCAGATGGGCCGCTCGCTGCTCGAGTGGCTGAAAAACAGTCCGTACGCCACCGATGCGCGCCTGGCGCAGCTCGCCGCGCTGCCCCCGGCGCCCACCTGGCCGGTGGCCTTTGCGCTGGCCGCCACGCTGGCCGGCGCGGCCCCGCGCGAGGCGCTGATGGCCTTTGCCTGGGGCTGGGCCGAGAACATGGCGCAGGCCGCGATGAAGGCCGTGCCGCTGGGCCAGGCCGCGGCGCAGCGCATGCTCACCACGCTGGCCGCGCAGATACCGGCCACCCTCGACACCGCCCTGTCCACCCCCGCCGACGCCCGCCAGGCCTACGCCCCCGGCCTGGCCATCCTGTCGGCCCGCCACGAAACCCAGTACTCGCGCCTCTTCCGATCATGA
- a CDS encoding type II toxin-antitoxin system death-on-curing family toxin: MNEPWRWVSAEVLLAVHEEQLAEHGGAAGVRDLGLFESALARPQNQAAYGNPDAADLAAAYGVGLAKNHPFIDGNKRTAFVAVELFLALNGHDLVADDADCVLTMLAVAAGSLDEPGFAAWLRAHSRPR, translated from the coding sequence GTGAACGAGCCCTGGCGCTGGGTGTCGGCCGAGGTGCTGCTGGCCGTGCACGAGGAGCAGCTCGCCGAGCACGGCGGCGCGGCCGGGGTGCGCGACCTTGGCCTGTTCGAGTCGGCGCTGGCGCGGCCGCAGAACCAGGCCGCCTACGGCAACCCCGACGCCGCCGACCTGGCGGCGGCCTATGGCGTGGGCTTGGCGAAGAATCACCCTTTCATCGACGGCAACAAGCGCACGGCCTTCGTCGCCGTGGAGCTGTTCCTGGCGCTCAATGGCCACGATCTGGTGGCTGATGACGCCGACTGCGTGCTCACCATGCTGGCGGTGGCCGCCGGCTCGCTCGACGAGCCCGGCTTCGCCGCCTGGTTGCGTGCACATTCGCGGCCCCGGTAA